A stretch of DNA from Thiothrix subterranea:
ATGCCGGTGTAGGTAATCTGCTTATGCATCCTGCACCCCAAACAGCGCCAACGCCTGCAAGCAGCGGGCTTTATGCGCCTCGCCTTTGCCCGGTTCAATCAAGATGCCGGGAATCCGCAAACCGTATTCTCGCTGTTCCTGATGAAATTCCAGTACCTTACGGCACAAATGCGATAACCGCACCTCGATACCGGGCATCGGCAATTCATCCCATTCCAACCACAGCGCATGACTGGCGTAATCGACGAAAGTTTTGGTATAGAGCTTGCCAGTTTGCGCATATTTAGCCCAATGAATGCGTTTCGAGCCATCACCCTGCTGGTAATCGCGAATACCGCCGAAATCATTGCTGCCACCGGCAATTTCACGCCCATCTTCAACGTTTTCACGCTGGGCATTGCCACTGGGCTGAAAGGCTTTTTCAATCGGCGCGGGGTATACCACGCCGCGCACATCAACAGTCACATACGACCACGCCACCGCTAATCCGGTGGGAAAATGGGTCGCAACCCGCAGCCGGGGTGGTTTGAAATAGCCACGCCCTGTGGTGCTGTGTGACAGTTTCACCCGCAAAGTTTGTGCCGTCACTAGATTGACTTGCACCTGATCTTCGCCTTCCCACGCCAATTCCAGTGCGTATTTGGGCTGATGGGCGGGGCGTGTCAGCTCCATTTCCAATACCGCTTTTTCGCCCGCAAAACACGGTTCCACGCCGAGCGCGGTGATGGTTAGCCCTGCGAGATTGCGCCATGTGTAAAAAATGGTGAGTAGCAGCAGTGACAGCAGCCAGAAACAAATAATGTACACCAGCGAATTCTGGAAATTGATCCCCAACAAAAACAGCAGCGCGATTAGCACCAATAGCCCCACGGCGGTTTTGCTGGGCACAATAAAAATCTTGCGCTGAGTCAGTGTGGTGACACGGGATGCGGGCAAACGTTGCTGCACCCAGCTTTCCCAGTGTCCACGCAGTGCCTCAACCATGTTTGCCGCCGACCACATCGACCTTGCTGAGAATCTGGCGGGCTAATTGTTCGCCTTGTGCCTCTTGCCGACCGACGAGGCGATGCCCTGCGACCGCCACGAATACCGCTTGCACATCTTCTGGCAATACATGCCCGCGTGCTTGCAGC
This window harbors:
- a CDS encoding DUF58 domain-containing protein, with translation MVEALRGHWESWVQQRLPASRVTTLTQRKIFIVPSKTAVGLLVLIALLFLLGINFQNSLVYIICFWLLSLLLLTIFYTWRNLAGLTITALGVEPCFAGEKAVLEMELTRPAHQPKYALELAWEGEDQVQVNLVTAQTLRVKLSHSTTGRGYFKPPRLRVATHFPTGLAVAWSYVTVDVRGVVYPAPIEKAFQPSGNAQRENVEDGREIAGGSNDFGGIRDYQQGDGSKRIHWAKYAQTGKLYTKTFVDYASHALWLEWDELPMPGIEVRLSHLCRKVLEFHQEQREYGLRIPGILIEPGKGEAHKARCLQALALFGVQDA